A stretch of Methyloterricola oryzae DNA encodes these proteins:
- a CDS encoding efflux transporter outer membrane subunit yields MRQQHRITGLAAALALGFSLPGCMTGQDYTRPELALPNHFKEQPGWKVVKGDEPPLRLNWWESFNDVLLNRLEAQVATNPSLAQAEAQFRQSLAAVDTTRAALFPRINAQASYTRSVQPKGQNEVVPGVREVFTTALTAAWELDLWGRIRRQIEAGEATAFASAATISALSLSLQSQLAQSYFQLRTLDAQKKVLAESVEAFRKTVELTRNRYEAGVASKADVVQAETQLTATQAQAIELDVQRTQLEHAIAVLIGKAPAELDIEASSELTQLPSLPDAVPSTLLERRPDVVAAEQLMVAANAQIGAARAAFFPNITLNFTNGFQNTRIERLLTSASHYWALGPAAAALPLFEGGAKNAQLKQSIAAHQATAAAYRQTVLSGFQEVEDSLSVLRVLEEEARALAESVRTGQEAVKLTVNQYKAGTTSFQAVLTAQTQSLVNERAAIGVHGRRLDAAVALVKALGGGWSTTSLRDHQPADEGVDWRHYLPYPES; encoded by the coding sequence ATGAGGCAACAACATAGAATCACAGGGCTAGCCGCTGCTCTCGCTTTAGGTTTCAGTCTTCCCGGCTGCATGACTGGTCAGGACTACACCCGGCCGGAGTTGGCGTTGCCGAACCATTTCAAGGAACAGCCCGGCTGGAAGGTCGTGAAGGGCGATGAACCGCCTTTACGGTTGAATTGGTGGGAATCGTTCAACGATGTTTTGCTTAATCGGCTTGAGGCGCAGGTTGCGACCAACCCATCCTTGGCCCAGGCGGAGGCGCAATTTCGGCAGTCACTGGCCGCCGTGGATACAACCCGTGCCGCCCTGTTTCCCCGCATCAATGCTCAGGCAAGCTATACCCGTTCAGTCCAGCCGAAGGGCCAGAATGAGGTTGTTCCGGGGGTTCGTGAGGTCTTTACAACTGCCCTGACCGCGGCGTGGGAACTGGATTTGTGGGGGCGCATCCGTCGCCAGATCGAAGCGGGCGAGGCCACTGCATTTGCCAGTGCCGCCACGATCTCCGCACTGTCACTTTCTTTGCAATCGCAACTGGCCCAAAGCTACTTTCAACTCAGGACGCTTGACGCGCAAAAGAAGGTGCTGGCGGAGAGCGTTGAAGCATTTCGAAAAACCGTAGAATTGACTCGAAACCGTTACGAAGCTGGCGTCGCCAGCAAGGCGGATGTTGTTCAAGCGGAAACTCAGCTCACTGCGACACAAGCTCAGGCCATTGAACTGGATGTCCAGCGCACACAGCTGGAGCACGCGATAGCAGTATTGATCGGCAAGGCGCCTGCGGAGCTTGATATAGAAGCAAGCTCAGAATTGACCCAGCTTCCTTCCTTACCGGATGCGGTGCCGTCGACCTTGCTTGAACGGCGCCCGGATGTCGTGGCTGCCGAACAGCTGATGGTGGCGGCCAATGCCCAAATTGGCGCTGCGCGCGCTGCTTTCTTTCCCAACATCACACTGAATTTTACCAATGGTTTCCAGAATACGCGCATTGAGCGGTTGCTCACGAGCGCCAGCCATTATTGGGCATTGGGGCCTGCCGCCGCCGCGTTGCCGCTTTTCGAAGGAGGTGCTAAGAACGCGCAACTCAAACAGTCGATCGCGGCTCATCAGGCGACTGCGGCGGCTTACCGGCAGACGGTGCTGTCTGGATTTCAGGAGGTCGAGGATAGTCTCTCAGTTTTACGTGTGCTCGAGGAGGAAGCCAGAGCATTGGCCGAGTCCGTTCGCACCGGGCAGGAAGCGGTCAAATTGACCGTCAATCAATATAAGGCAGGAACTACGAGCTTTCAGGCGGTACTTACGGCGCAGACACAATCATTGGTCAATGAACGCGCAGCCATCGGGGTCCACGGCCGTCGTCTGGATGCCGCCGTGGCTTTGGTTAAGGCACTGGGTGGTGGCTGGTCCACGACTTCACTGAGGGATCATCAGCCTGCAGATGAAGGCGTCGATTGGCGTCACTATCTACCCTATCCCGAAAGCTGA